One window of Paludibacter propionicigenes WB4 genomic DNA carries:
- a CDS encoding OmpP1/FadL family transporter: protein MKKYILALAVISNCTLLMAQTEFDASKFIQSDINGTARYVGMAGAFGALGGDASAIKDNPAGLGVYRTSEISGTFNIGLQNSNAVWSGTTAKDNRTNTTFSNFSYIKASPTFRSMNDESGLLSSNWAFSYNRLKSFNRNSTLRSNSSASSITDYMAYFTGDIPSKDLIYVPNSYEPFDNKNVPWISVLASEGALIGENVNAGKSSWTSILGSNELVAPTYTLQETGYMDEYSVGWSGNFSNIFYLGTTLNIQSIDYTARSRYSETFGAGGGMTLNSTVNTSGTGFNLKLGAIIRPTDMLRLGLSIHTPSIYNLTDNNYSSIDYDTSIRGNLSTPTSDPGYSNYKLNNPWKFNFSGAVVIGQKGLISAEYDYNLNTTAKLYDQDGNAQSFSDENAGIKDMLKDVQTIKIGGEYKMTDNISFRAGFAHSSAATNNSQADKLMRFNTTRTDTEYFQNNKTDYLTAGFGYREASWFIDFAYMNKILDETFYPYNSNSLAVAVRPASVKTTNNNIVVTLGFKF from the coding sequence ATGAAAAAGTATATATTAGCCTTAGCAGTGATTTCAAACTGCACTTTATTAATGGCTCAAACAGAATTTGACGCTTCAAAATTTATTCAGTCCGATATTAATGGTACTGCAAGATACGTAGGTATGGCGGGTGCTTTTGGAGCATTGGGTGGTGATGCATCAGCAATAAAAGATAACCCTGCAGGACTTGGTGTGTATCGCACATCAGAAATAAGCGGAACTTTTAATATCGGTCTGCAAAACAGCAATGCTGTATGGAGTGGTACAACAGCAAAAGACAATCGAACTAATACCACATTTTCTAACTTCTCCTACATAAAGGCCAGCCCAACATTCAGAAGTATGAATGATGAAAGTGGATTGTTAAGTTCAAACTGGGCTTTTTCTTACAACAGATTAAAAAGCTTTAATCGTAATTCAACACTCAGAAGTAATTCTTCAGCGTCATCTATTACAGATTATATGGCATATTTCACAGGAGATATTCCAAGTAAAGACTTAATTTACGTTCCTAACAGTTATGAACCGTTTGATAATAAAAATGTTCCCTGGATTTCAGTTCTAGCGTCTGAAGGTGCACTGATAGGTGAAAATGTAAATGCGGGTAAAAGCTCGTGGACATCGATTCTCGGATCCAATGAACTTGTTGCTCCAACATATACTTTACAAGAAACCGGATATATGGATGAATACTCTGTTGGTTGGTCAGGTAATTTTAGCAATATATTCTATTTAGGAACTACACTGAATATACAATCAATTGATTATACTGCCAGAAGCAGGTATTCTGAAACATTTGGAGCAGGAGGCGGAATGACCCTCAATAGCACTGTGAACACTTCCGGTACAGGTTTTAATTTGAAGTTGGGGGCAATTATCAGACCTACCGACATGTTGCGCTTGGGATTGTCTATACACACTCCTAGCATATACAACTTGACGGATAATAATTATTCGAGTATTGATTATGATACATCAATCAGAGGAAATTTAAGTACTCCAACCAGTGACCCAGGCTACAGTAACTATAAATTAAATAATCCGTGGAAGTTTAATTTCAGTGGTGCTGTTGTTATTGGTCAAAAAGGTTTGATTAGTGCAGAATATGATTATAATCTGAATACAACAGCCAAACTATACGATCAAGATGGTAATGCTCAATCTTTCTCCGATGAAAATGCTGGAATTAAAGATATGCTGAAAGATGTTCAAACCATTAAAATCGGAGGAGAATATAAAATGACAGACAATATCTCCTTCCGTGCAGGATTCGCACATTCAAGTGCTGCAACAAACAATTCGCAGGCTGATAAACTTATGAGATTTAATACCACCAGAACTGACACTGAGTACTTTCAGAACAATAAAACAGATTACTTAACTGCCGGTTTTGGATATCGCGAAGCAAGCTGGTTTATTGACTTTGCTTATATGAACAAAATTTTAGATGAAACGTTTTACCCCTATAATTCTAACAGTTTAGCGGTAGCAGTAAGACCTGCAAGCGTAAAGACTACAAACAACAATATTGTTGTTACATTAGGATTTAAATTTTAA
- the prmA gene encoding 50S ribosomal protein L11 methyltransferase, with the protein MDYVEVRFFIEPYEEYISDVLAAELGEIGFNSFVPAEKSLDAYAPKNIFDEAKVKSLLSDFPFEASIEYQITQIESKNWNEEWEKHYFEPIVIGSDCVIHSSFHKDVPKAKYDIVIDPKMAFGTGHHETTSLVIGQLLEMNLEGKTVLDMGCGTAVLAILAAMRGASQLLAIDIDTWCTDNSLENIEINKITGIEVKLGGAELLEGLHFDIILANINRNILLADMQQYASCLSAEGELYMSGFYVEDIPLIEAEANRNGLKLIDYKEKNKWVVVKTIKE; encoded by the coding sequence ATGGATTATGTTGAGGTTCGTTTTTTTATCGAACCATACGAAGAATATATTTCTGACGTGCTGGCTGCTGAGCTTGGGGAGATAGGTTTCAATAGTTTTGTTCCTGCTGAAAAAAGTTTGGATGCCTATGCTCCAAAGAATATCTTTGACGAAGCAAAAGTAAAGAGTCTGCTTTCCGATTTTCCTTTCGAAGCTTCAATAGAATATCAAATCACTCAAATAGAATCGAAAAATTGGAATGAAGAGTGGGAAAAACACTATTTTGAACCGATTGTAATAGGAAGTGATTGCGTTATTCACAGTTCTTTTCACAAAGACGTGCCCAAAGCGAAGTATGATATTGTGATTGATCCGAAAATGGCTTTTGGAACAGGACATCACGAGACTACCAGTTTGGTGATAGGTCAACTGCTCGAAATGAATTTAGAGGGTAAAACCGTGCTTGATATGGGTTGTGGAACAGCTGTGCTGGCTATTTTGGCGGCTATGCGCGGTGCCAGTCAGTTACTGGCTATCGATATTGATACATGGTGTACCGATAATTCACTTGAAAACATAGAAATCAACAAAATAACCGGAATTGAAGTGAAACTTGGAGGTGCAGAATTGCTCGAAGGATTACACTTTGATATTATTTTAGCCAATATAAACCGTAATATTTTACTGGCTGATATGCAGCAATATGCTTCTTGTTTATCTGCCGAGGGCGAATTGTATATGAGTGGATTTTATGTTGAGGATATTCCGCTTATAGAAGCTGAGGCAAACCGAAATGGATTGAAACTGATTGACTATAAAGAGAAAAATAAGTGGGTTGTTGTAAAAACAATTAAAGAATAA
- a CDS encoding 2-oxoacid:acceptor oxidoreductase family protein has product MKEEIIIAGFGGQGVLSMGKILAYSGLMQGQEVSWMPSYGPEQRGGTANVTVILSEERISSPVLNSYDTAIVLNQPSLDRFESKVKPGGTLIFDGNGFHKFPTRTDINVYRIDATEYAYANDSAKTMNMIILGGLLKVRPIVQVENVLKGLKKSLPERHHHLLASNEKAIQIGMGLIQKIN; this is encoded by the coding sequence ATGAAAGAAGAAATAATTATAGCCGGATTTGGAGGACAAGGTGTGCTTTCGATGGGCAAAATATTAGCTTATTCCGGATTAATGCAAGGTCAGGAAGTCAGCTGGATGCCTTCATACGGACCTGAGCAACGTGGAGGAACAGCGAATGTTACCGTAATATTAAGCGAAGAACGAATCAGTTCTCCGGTACTTAACTCCTACGATACGGCTATTGTTCTAAATCAACCTTCGCTTGACAGGTTTGAAAGCAAAGTAAAACCCGGAGGAACATTGATTTTTGACGGTAATGGGTTTCATAAATTTCCTACTCGCACGGACATCAATGTTTATAGGATAGATGCTACTGAATACGCCTATGCTAATGATTCGGCGAAAACAATGAACATGATTATTCTAGGTGGACTTCTGAAAGTTCGACCAATTGTTCAAGTAGAGAATGTATTGAAAGGATTGAAAAAATCGCTTCCTGAACGTCATCATCATTTATTAGCTTCCAATGAGAAGGCCATTCAGATTGGTATGGGATTGATTCAAAAAATAAATTAA
- a CDS encoding thiamine pyrophosphate-dependent enzyme has protein sequence MTTNEIINPNNLVYTKTKVMNDTPMHYCPGCSHGVVHKLIAEIIEEMDFQDKTIAIAPVGCAVFAYKYLDIDWQQAAHGRAPALATAIKRLLPDRLVFTYQGDGDLAAIGTAETIHAANRGENIAIIFINNGIYGMTGGQMAPTTLLGMKSSTSPGGRTVELNGNPLDITKLMAQLDGTCYVTRQSVHNVGSVRKTKKAIRQAFENSMAGKGTSVVEVVSTCNSGWKLSPAASNDWMVENMFPAYPLGDLKNL, from the coding sequence ATGACAACAAACGAAATAATTAACCCCAACAACTTAGTTTACACCAAAACTAAAGTTATGAATGACACGCCTATGCATTATTGCCCAGGTTGTAGTCATGGTGTGGTTCACAAACTCATAGCCGAAATCATTGAAGAAATGGATTTTCAGGATAAAACAATAGCTATTGCTCCTGTGGGTTGTGCTGTATTCGCATATAAATATCTTGATATAGACTGGCAACAGGCTGCTCATGGTAGAGCACCGGCTTTAGCCACTGCCATTAAACGTCTTCTACCCGATCGTTTGGTATTCACTTACCAGGGTGATGGTGACTTGGCTGCTATCGGAACTGCTGAAACTATTCATGCTGCCAATCGTGGAGAAAACATAGCTATCATTTTTATCAACAACGGTATCTATGGAATGACCGGAGGTCAAATGGCTCCTACTACCCTGTTGGGCATGAAATCATCTACCTCTCCCGGTGGCCGAACTGTAGAGCTAAATGGTAACCCGCTTGATATAACTAAATTAATGGCTCAGTTAGATGGAACTTGCTATGTAACCCGACAAAGTGTGCATAATGTCGGCTCTGTCAGAAAAACCAAAAAGGCAATTCGTCAGGCATTTGAAAACTCAATGGCAGGCAAAGGAACTTCAGTAGTTGAAGTGGTTTCAACCTGTAATTCAGGATGGAAATTATCGCCTGCAGCATCCAACGACTGGATGGTTGAAAATATGTTCCCTGCTTATCCGCTGGGTGATTTGAAAAACCTGTAA
- a CDS encoding 3-methyl-2-oxobutanoate dehydrogenase subunit VorB, translating into MEEVRLMKGNEAIAHAAIRCGCDGYFGYPITPQSEIMETLMELEPWETTGMVVLQAESETASINMVYGGAGCGKKTMTSSSSPGVSLMQEGLSYIACAELPCVIVNVMRGGPGLGTIQPSQADYYQSVKGGGHGDYKLITLAPASVQEMADHTVMAFDLAFKYLNPVLILADGIIGQMMEKVVLPPFQPRMTEAEIREKYPWATLGKPANRKPNVITSLALQAEEMETINLRLQSKYKKVEENEVLYEEFSCEDADYLIIAFGITARICQKTVEMARNEGIKVGLLRPITLFPFPTPAISNYADKVKGMLTVEMSAGQMVDDVRLAVNGRVPVEFYGRMGGIVPAPDEVLAALKNKVVIK; encoded by the coding sequence ATGGAAGAAGTAAGACTAATGAAGGGAAATGAAGCCATTGCACATGCAGCTATCCGTTGTGGATGCGATGGATACTTTGGCTACCCTATTACTCCTCAGTCCGAAATAATGGAAACGCTTATGGAACTGGAACCCTGGGAAACAACCGGGATGGTAGTTTTACAAGCCGAAAGCGAAACTGCATCAATCAACATGGTTTATGGCGGTGCCGGATGCGGAAAAAAAACAATGACAAGTTCATCAAGTCCCGGTGTAAGTTTAATGCAGGAAGGACTTTCTTATATAGCATGTGCAGAATTGCCGTGTGTGATTGTAAATGTTATGCGTGGTGGACCCGGATTGGGTACCATTCAACCTAGTCAGGCTGACTATTATCAGTCCGTAAAAGGTGGTGGACATGGCGATTACAAATTGATTACGTTAGCTCCTGCTTCTGTGCAGGAAATGGCAGACCATACTGTTATGGCTTTTGACTTAGCTTTTAAATATCTAAATCCCGTATTGATTCTTGCAGACGGAATTATCGGTCAGATGATGGAAAAAGTGGTATTGCCACCATTCCAGCCCCGTATGACTGAAGCTGAAATTCGCGAGAAATATCCATGGGCGACCTTAGGTAAACCTGCTAACAGAAAACCGAATGTGATTACTTCCCTTGCGCTTCAGGCCGAAGAAATGGAAACCATAAACCTTCGCCTGCAAAGCAAATACAAAAAAGTTGAAGAAAACGAGGTATTGTATGAAGAATTTTCTTGCGAAGATGCAGATTATCTTATCATTGCATTCGGAATTACTGCCCGTATTTGTCAGAAAACAGTAGAAATGGCACGAAACGAGGGAATTAAAGTAGGATTATTACGTCCTATAACGTTATTTCCGTTTCCAACTCCGGCTATTAGCAATTATGCAGATAAGGTAAAAGGAATGTTGACAGTTGAAATGAGCGCCGGTCAAATGGTAGATGATGTCAGATTAGCTGTCAATGGTCGTGTACCTGTTGAATTTTACGGACGTATGGGAGGAATTGTTCCTGCGCCTGATGAAGTTCTGGCAGCTTTGAAAAATAAAGTAGTGATTAAATAA
- a CDS encoding 4Fe-4S dicluster domain-containing protein, with protein MAKIKGAVVINVERCKGCNLCVVACPSNVLALNKEANSKGYNYSIMADADSCVGCAACALVCPDACITVYKVRV; from the coding sequence ATGGCAAAAATTAAAGGAGCAGTTGTTATCAATGTTGAACGTTGTAAAGGCTGTAATCTATGTGTAGTGGCTTGTCCATCTAATGTATTAGCATTAAACAAAGAAGCAAATTCGAAGGGTTACAATTATAGTATTATGGCTGATGCGGATTCATGTGTTGGTTGTGCTGCCTGTGCATTAGTTTGCCCGGATGCATGTATTACCGTCTATAAAGTCAGAGTCTGA
- a CDS encoding CYTH domain-containing protein yields the protein MSQEIERKFLVKGEYKSQAVRSFRIVQAYLSSVTGRTVRIRIKGEKAYITIKGKSNESGLSRYEWEKEIPFNEAEELLLLCEPGAIDKTRYEIPVGNHIYEVDEFYGDNAGLTLAEIELKNETETFIKPDWIGEEVTGDRRYYNSCLTKNPFKNW from the coding sequence ATGTCACAAGAAATAGAACGAAAATTCCTCGTCAAAGGCGAATACAAATCACAAGCTGTGCGGTCATTCCGTATCGTACAAGCCTACTTGTCATCGGTCACCGGCCGAACGGTACGTATCCGCATCAAAGGCGAAAAAGCCTATATCACCATCAAAGGCAAGAGCAATGAATCAGGACTGAGCCGCTATGAATGGGAAAAAGAAATTCCGTTCAATGAAGCCGAAGAACTGTTGTTGCTCTGCGAACCGGGTGCCATAGACAAAACCCGATACGAGATTCCGGTCGGTAATCATATTTACGAAGTGGATGAATTTTATGGCGATAATGCCGGATTAACACTAGCAGAAATCGAACTGAAAAACGAAACTGAAACTTTCATCAAACCCGATTGGATAGGCGAAGAAGTAACCGGTGACCGACGCTATTACAATTCTTGTCTGACAAAGAATCCCTTTAAAAACTGGTAG